The Juglans regia cultivar Chandler chromosome 6, Walnut 2.0, whole genome shotgun sequence genome contains the following window.
TGCATCAACGAGTAATAAAACTTTTGTTCGTTCGAATACCTGCTCTGAAATTCAAATCAAGCATCATCTGATTATATTCATCTAAATACTTGTTACATCTAAAAAACCTTGAATTTTGTGGCATATAATATGATTGTGTGCAATCTTAACAGTGGTCAAAACTCATAACTCATTCACCAAATAAGCATTTATTTTCGTCTTACAATCTATTTTAATTGCTAGGTGTGGCATTGAGATGTTACTATGGCTAGGTTTATAATTTCCGCCACGTGCACACCCAATTGTAATATACTTAACACTCTCATTTGCCTCTCACTTTGTCATTTGTGTCATTACATCAAAACCTGCTTGCTTGACATATCATTTGTAATAAGCCAAAAGCTCTTTCTCAGTAGCAAAAATCATACTAGACTCTGGTTCTTCAACATTTTCACCATCATCATTATTAGTTCCCTCTGCCTCTACTTGTACGTCAGATGTTGTTTCTTtatcctcaacaaaatggttcATATTAACATATATGTTATAGACACTAGTTGTGAAATCATGGAGTTTAAAGTATGATACTGATGTTAATATTTTGCGGTGAATAACAAAATCCAGCAGTTGGAATTACACACATAGAGGGAAAACAATGAAGGGTGACTGAGCAGTGGGAAACTAGGCCGATCTTTATTACTTACGGATGATGAAGGATGACAATGGAGATTTGGGAAGAAGATGGGCATTTATTAGGGAAGATGAGTTGTGAGGGGAAGAAGAAGGGCGTTTAGTAGGGTATGAAAGctacatttagatgttgagatgatttgagttatgaatagtagtattttatGAGTCCCATTaagatggatttaacttttttaggttgaaatgagttctaaaaaaaattctactcatcatcctcataccacgcaccacacataattttttattttttttctcttaccaaatgtgtaaTGTATGAatgatatatagaagaattcaattagtttaggaagaatcaaactaaaaaaaaattatttttttaaaaaataaaaatacgtaTAGTGTGTTGTGTATGTAgataatgagtagcaaaacttaactttttaggttgaaataagtttaacttttttggCTTTTATTGTTTGTAATAAGCCAAAAGCTTTTTCTCAGtagcaaaaattatattagattttggttcttcaactttttcatcattagTTTCCTTTGCCTCTACTTGTACGTCGGATGTTGTTTCTTtatcctcaacaaaatggttcAGATTAGCATATATGTTATAGACACTAGTTGTGAAATCGTGAAGTTTAAAGTATAATACCGTTGTTAATATTTTGTGGTGAATAACAAAATGCAGAAGTTGGAATCACACTGATAGACGGAATAATGAAGGACGATGAAATGCAATTGAGCAGTGGGAGACTAAGCTGATCTTTACCACTTATGGACGATGAAGGGCGACAATGGAGATTTGGAAAGAAGAGGGGCGTTTATTAGGGGAGATGAGTTGTGAGGGGAAGAAGATGGGCATTTAGTAGGGAATGAAGGCtacgtttagatattgagatgaattgagttgagttgtaatattttgtgagtttcattgagatggatttaacttttttaagttgagatgagttctgagaaaaattatactcattatcCTCACACCACACgacatacataattttttttttctcttaccaaatgtgtgatgtatgaatgatgaatagaagaactcaatttgtttaggaagaataaaactaaaaaaaataaaaataagtgtagtgtgtggtgtgtagGAATGATGTGTAgtaaaacttttaattttttaggttgaaatgaatttaacttttttatgggaagttggaaaaaaaaatagatcccaTTAGtgattgatttaaaatgagttgaattttgttcaacaaccaaacacaaccttaggaAGAGATTTTTCACTGTCAACCATCATTTTGAATTTGTCCTGCTCTGTGGAggtcttaaaaaaataataataaaatcaagttaGCGACCCATGTAAGTAGCGTGGaataggggtgctacccacaTAGGTCGGGGTGGGAAATTGTTCCCCATACCCTCGCCCATGGGGGGAGGGGCACCCCATCCGCTTGCCGAGGTGTGGGGTGGACCCCCATCCGTCCGCCCCCCCGCCCCTACTGGGCCTTCGGCTCAAGTCAGTTTTCTGAGCTCTAAATGgtcaaaaatctatttttgggCCTAGAATCTGTTTTTGGGcccataatttaactaaaaaaataaatatatttaaaaattgaatatatgtatatataaatagaattattaactatatactaaatttcaactattaactaattaagtaataatcatcactaaggcactaagctattacaaattacaatttacaattatacaaattaagactctaagagaactaataaactattacaatattacaaactcttttaaaaatattaaatattacaaattgtactattaactattgtagcaacattacacttaattataaattaacaattataactcataacttttcaatttgatcaattttggGTGGCGCTGTAGCGATGAGTTCACTgagtggtgagttgtgtcgactgttgtgagactgaaaatcaatatcataaaagttaataagttataaaacctgaaataataataagttaaaaataaaacaaattagaattataaagttataaaatgaaacaaaaattttaaaaattaaaatacaaaatattaaaagtactaaccaaaatgagattgagattgagcaattggaatttgagatgaagatgaggcaAGTGGGCATAGATCGATCATTAAGATTCGGCatatgtatattgagaatataaaagctaaaaaacatacaatcaaaataattagatactaaaatatgatataaaattataaatgtaaaaaataaataagggatAAATTGTGTAAACCATGGCAATAGTGAGTCCAATACAATGTCATACTGCATCAGAGGTAGCCGTAGACATCACCTCATGTAatactataacaattaaatttgaaatgaaattaatgaatatcatttaaatgaaaataaataaattaataagaaattaaaataaatattagatctAAACTGATCAGCCATGTACGagttataaaagttgtaaagaattttcacataaacatataataatgtgaaaatatataaaaaaacactcaaTTAAAATGTTTTGATGTCTTTCTAATttggaatttaaatttaaataaaacctCTAAAGGACACTAATATCTCAATTTCATTTGTCTATATAAAGTAATACGATATTTCTCATCATCCTTAAATCATATAGCACTTATACTATATTCTgataataacattttttatttataaaatataaaaaacagtcatttaaaaatgttaaagtCTCCGAAATGTCTGATGTTtaatcgaaaccctaaaataattttgtttaatcgACACCCTAAAATactttaggggtttcaaagtctttgaaacccctaaattaatttagggtatttcgaaaaaaatgaaaaaatataccaCGGAGTCACAAACAGATTCACACACGACTACACAGTACGCATCGTTCATCAATCATTCATATcacatgcacaatcaagtctccacagcacacaattcacaaaattccaTTCTCCATCTTCAATTAAACCTCATACTTCCTTCAATCtctatttcataaaataaatatcacaaaaaattaaagtagatTTAGGATTTCTTACCTTTAGCGACGGAGATGAAGACGAAGTTACGGAAGGCTACGACAACGGCTACGATGATGGCGATGGagcggcgagagagagagagagagagagagagagagagagagattcaattTCTAGGTAGGGTAATCTCGTTGGGGGGGGATCTAATCAAATAACCTACGTCATTTTTCCATTGacgaaacgacgtcgtttcgttatttgtatatatttttttaaaaaatccaagcatgaaacgacgtcgtttcatgcctaggttattttatatatatatatggggtggggtgggggtcACCCATATCCCGCCCCCGTCTTAGGGGATAGATGCGGGCGGGGCCACCCTCCCCCCACATCTGATGGACGGGGGGCTCCGTCTAGTTAAACGGGGGCGAAGCAGAACCGTGGCAGGGCAGTGGGGGCGGGGcctcgctgcccacccctagcgTGGAGTGTAAAGACCTTGGGATAACATAACTCcctttaacaaaaaatattattttctagtAGGATTTAccttttataaacaaaaagctCAAGACTCACACACATAAACATACAGATTAAATAAAAGAGAACCGCTTCACATCGGTCAGGCTGGTTTTCCCACAAAAACAGTCCTCCATTCATCTCAAGCCACGTAGGATAAAACACTCTAAGAGAAATACACTTCACCACAGAAAATCACCTCATACGTGCTAGACTTCTCTTCCTCAGTACCGTCCTCTGCCTTCTCTTCCTCACTGGTCTCTTTGCCCTCAGTCCGACGCCGACTCAACCATCTCAGTCTGATGCATCTCTATCGCTGATCTCCTCGATCTCCGTCGATCATCTCCATCTCCTCTCCATCAAAACCcaatcaaaccaaaatcaaccCACAATCAAACCATAATCCATTCAAAATCACAGTGAACTGGAGGTCGAGGCTTGGGACGAGCGTGGGTCGAGGCTTGGGACGAGCGTGGGTCGAGGCTTGGGACGAGTGTAGTTGCTGTATTCAGTCTCGAGCGCCTCGTCACGATAGGCTGAGGGCTCGGCATAGGAGGTGTACTGGGGGTGATCATAATCGAAGTCATCGAAAGGCGTGGAGGAGGAGAGAGGGTAGTAGGTCTCATCGGACGGTGGGAGAGGCCGGCCGTAGGTGAGCATGATGTTGTAACCGCCCCCGTACGGTGCGAGGGACAAAGGGGGTTGCGAGGGACGAAGGCCTGTGCAAGGGATGAGGGACAAAGTGGGTGGTGCGAGGGACCAAGGGGGTGCGAGGATTTCTTTGTTTGAAATCAGTTTTATGATGTTTTCTGGTTTATGATAGATATGGTGGAAGGCATACGTGTAATTGTATAAGTGGCAAGCTGTTTTTGTGTGAAAACCAGCCGGACCGGTTCTAAGgatttctctaaataaaaaacaaacctaAAAGCTAATGTAGTTCTGCATAAGAAATTAAATCTACTTTAAAAGAGAATTGATATTTATAGTTCTAGAGTGTATAGTCCTGcatactctctttaaaaaatataaataaatctaagaTCCACgtaataaaaaagttaattgtGGCCTTcactttttttctaaaaatagaGTACGTGACTACACACTCTAAAATTGTAAAtcaatatatgtaatattacctAAACTTAGCCAATTGTCAAGACAAAACACAATTAatagtagataaaaaaaaattacacaaaaataggAGGGGACAAATTCTAGAGGTGACAATATGCAACACGATCAGTGAATTCAACACGAATACGATGTGAAATTAACAGGTTTAGATTTGATGTTAACGAATTCGGGTCAAAACatgttgacccgttaagacatgatttataaataggTCAATAACGGATCAACTCGTGTAATCCAAAATCAACTTGTTTTGACccgtttagattttattttaaaattaaaattttattactgttgagctgtaatattgatatttatcagtatgcttatatttttattattgaaattttaattttagacttatgctcatattttttattgtaggATTTGTCATAttgcttttattatatgttaatatttaaaaatattaatatgttttgtTAGTTGGTagtcttatttttttgtaaatatattgtggctgctaataaatatagattttaacttttatgtgaaattatgttatttagatCAAATGGATTATGCATgttagttcaacccatttacatgaaatgagtttaaatgagtCACCCAACTTTTATACAGTCTTTTCGACTACATTTCCTTTTGTGAACAAAAAAAGTGTcatgttgatttatttttaatttattgttaaatGGGTCAAAATGAGTGATACGACAATGCCTGTTATTTAAATAAGTCGAATTGGTGTTTGAAAGttaagagcactagcattgacTTGGccaaatgcatcttcaaaatttaaccaatatcacacttttttacatttgcctattccatttaaattcaattcccacattgaattagtcattttctctctataaaataataaaatattattaaattaataatttgtttatttaatttatttgtatcacattttataattctactaatttaatattaataataattatattctaattaaattaatattaaaaaaatcatattttcaatggtcatttaatatcaataataaaaaattgagattaaacttatctaaatttcttattcactaaccaaatatctaaTATTCTATCTAAATATTCACTAACCATATTTTCaatggagtgagaaattattattttaacttttggtGAATTAATTTGGTTCTTCAAATTTAGCTAATTACTGTAGtagaaatctaaattattttagagatgtcAAATCTAATGTGAGGTCTTTTTAATACAACTTAACTAAATTTTGGCCAACTTTTAACTTTGTCCAAGTTAATACTAGTACTCTAACACatttaatttaacaaattaaattcGAATTGacctatataataaaatatttatgacttGACATTAGACAAACACGAACCAAAGCCACGATATCCCATCCGAATCAAATTTCAATAGAATAAAACCGTAGACTCTAGGGCCCGGTTTTGGGCTCCATGCCCCATGGTATACCATTCCGACCCTAAACCCCTCGGTTTGATTTATACCCGTGCCCGTAGCCGAAGAGCAGTGAGAGTAGTAGGACTGGGAGTCTGGGAGCGGGGAGGACGGCTGTAATTCGCAGGGAGGTTTAGATttctattgttagggttttagGTGGAAAGGGTTCTACGCCTTGCCATTgggtgagagtgagagtgagagtgagagagcaaaaatCGCCATGAATTCTCTAATCAGATTCAGCCGAGCTTTCTCAAAATCTGCCTCTTCACATTCTACAACGAAAGGCCTCCGTTTTCTTTATCCTCCTACGCTCTTTCTGCAATCTTACGCTGCCGCCGCCACCGCCACCACCGATACTACTACAACCAGCCCTAAAACAAAGTATAAGCTTCAAAAGGACAATTTTCTTGGGTGCAGCACCGCCTCCGGAAAACCCAAACCCAGGGGAAAACAACCGCCGCATGAGGTCGTTGCGGACTCGGGCTGGGCTAGGCCAAGCGAGATCCCCTTCCAAGCCAAAGTTGCCAACTTGGTCAACCTGATCGGTTACGTCCATATACCCGTTCAGTTCGAAGCTTCTCGTGATGGAAAGTATTGGGCTGGTACCGTTATCACCCAGGATCAAGCTTCTGACTCCCCTCCTCTTTGGTACCCACTATTTGAGATCTTTCTCAGTTTTCATGCCCtgaattcttaaattattttgcaTGCTTTCTGGAATGTATTTTGTAGTGCTTTTAAGGAATAGATACTGGCAGGAATTTTCGTTAAGTTACAATGCTTTGCTTATGTTTATAAGAAAGTTCACCCTCTTTGAGTTTGTAACAAAGCtaattattagtatagttaCTTGTTAATAATCCGAAAGGCCTCAAAGATTTTTTCTGGAACTATGCTATGTATTTGTGGCGATGTCTTAGGAtagcgtttggatgttgaactgagttgagttgagatgataaaatattgttaaaatattattatttattattattattattttagaatttgaaaaagttaaattgtttattatattttgtattgggatttgaaaaagttgtaatgatgaattgagatgagttgagattgctTACCAAAATAAGCAATATCATTTTTTAGAGTTGATAttgcttatttatttaatcactttATTTTATAGATTGTGTTGTAAGTTTTTTTATGCTATTATTTTGTTGACTTAGGCAAGAatgtctccattttttttttttttgtaaattaggATACCAATAATTTTCGAGGGTGATTTAGCTCATATTGCTGCTTgccatttgaaagaaaaagattgtGTTCATGTAGCTGGACAACTGAGTGCAGATCCACCTCATTTGATTGAAAATTCGGGTCAATCCAGCATACAGGTATGATCTAGTTGGACCTTTGCAGAGAACTTGCACACTTTTCAGCTAAGAAATGCGGCCCTCATTGAGATTCGtgttattttgagttttagcGAACTTTTATGTTACTGGTTACAGATTTGACTCATAATTCATTTGTCACTGAAACAAATCTTATATTCCCTCAAAATCATCTTAGAGTGCACGCGAATCTTATGATTGGATTGAGTTAAACATTCTTGTTGAGTTAAACATGTCAATTCAGAGTTTTAACCCAACTAAAAGGTAGGTTACATATATAATTCACAGGTTCTGTTCACTGCCTGACAGCCACCCAAActtgatttttttctcttaacttCAATCTCAAACCTTCTACCATTTTTGGGCAGTTCAAGTCTGATAGATTGTTGTTAGAGTCACTCTATTAATTTCAGCACATGTAGTAGAGAGAAGTTACTTTTGATCTGGttcgattacttataaaaaaaaaagttacttttgATCTGGTTTATCCTCTAAGTTTTGTTTTTACTGTTTGCATTATCTGTTTGATTTGGATCTGATATATAATGTTTGACTGTATCAGGTTATGGTACATAGCCTTAACTTTGTCCAAGGATATTCTCAAATGAAAAGAAGCTTGGCGCCTCAAGAACAAAAGAGATTCTTACAAGATTCTGGTAAGTTCATATGTGCTAGGGGTGGTATCCGCACCATATGGTGCGGAGGCACCCCCTCCCTGCCCCCCGCCCCGGCCCCAGTACCGGGGGGTGGGTTGAAACCGCACCCCGCTCTGCCCCCACTCAAACCAATGACCCATTgggtctataaattttttttgggtgtaaaaaaaattataatataatttaaattataaattaaaatctatacATTCAAAGAGAATAgaaactcattagagttgtattttcgattgccttggcctcctaggctaatttttatataggaggctaagacaatacaatagtcatacaTAAGTAATGTGGGACTTATTGCCCGCTCATGTGGGGGAGGGGTAGCGGGGGGTGGGCCCCTCCTGCCTACCTCTAATATGTGTGGTTCTTAGCCCCATGATGTATGCTTCTCACCTTAATAATAACTTGGATACTTGCAACGTGTTGATTTGAACTCACTTTGTATTTCTTATTGTCACAAGTCCTTTTGCACGTTAGGTAACTTAGTCACATCTTAGTAAATGGACCTTGAGATACTTGAGGCCACTTCAGCTTAAGCCACACACTGCACAAGTCCCCAAGTGTTGTTCAAAGTGGGGAAGGGGCATTCCACAAGAGTGATGTGCGGTTTTGAAGCTTGCGTGCAGTGAGAAGTGGGCAAGGGTTTGTTCAGTGCAGTTGTGACATGTTTCTTAGATAATGGGACCCTGTGACATTTATTTCCTAATTGATCTGTGTGTATGACCCTTACTTTGGttgattttccttcattttaatGATGCCAACatcatcaaacataaaaatttactGCTTGCCATTTACAACCTCAAGTATTTAGTGACATCTCCTTTTCACTGTAGCAAGTGTGAAAGATGAAGACGAAGATGAggataaagataaagatgaagatgatatTAACCAATCATGGAAGGATCTCCTTGCTAAGCCACATGAATGGTGGGACATCAGGTTGAAAGAGGTTAGAGGAGTTGCTCTTGTCATCTCtatcccactctctctctctctcgctatttttgtttttgtggctTATAGTTTTCCCTCTATATAGTTGCTATTGATTATCCCTTGCTTTGTATACTGATTTACTTGTAATTTGTTTATAGGAGAATCCAGAAGGTGCAGCATTTGAACGAAAGAGCAACGGCGAGTTACT
Protein-coding sequences here:
- the LOC108992115 gene encoding protein OSB3, chloroplastic/mitochondrial-like — protein: MNSLIRFSRAFSKSASSHSTTKGLRFLYPPTLFLQSYAAAATATTDTTTTSPKTKYKLQKDNFLGCSTASGKPKPRGKQPPHEVVADSGWARPSEIPFQAKVANLVNLIGYVHIPVQFEASRDGKYWAGTVITQDQASDSPPLWIPIIFEGDLAHIAACHLKEKDCVHVAGQLSADPPHLIENSGQSSIQVMVHSLNFVQGYSQMKRSLAPQEQKRFLQDSASVKDEDEDEDKDKDEDDINQSWKDLLAKPHEWWDIRLKEENPEGAAFERKSNGELLRIDDSIPEWVQKQLETITFECKAQLKSSKTGVKKRVDSELNPWRELLDNPKQWWDFRSSKLTGSVNPKFPDFKCKVGDRALWLGGAPGWVLSELEGVEFDVKNIKLRQNKGDSSWKDLVENPDKWWDNRSNKRNAKSPDFKHKETGDVLWLSNSPGWVLSKLPPLRGKEDKTTAKRDTLLS